In Bradyrhizobium paxllaeri, the genomic stretch GCGAGCCGGCTATTCTCATCGAGAGCCGGCAAATCGAGCGGCTATGGTTCAGCTTGCGAAATCCTCTCGGGGCAGCTCACCAAGGTTCCGTGAGTGCCCGCTCGCCGATGCGCCCAGTGGATGTCAGAAAGGATCTCCGAGCAGGTTCTGTGAGTTACCTTACCGAGAAGACTCACATAACGAGCGAGAGGACGATTACCCCCTGAACTATTGTACAACTGCTTGATAGGTCGCAATGGACCTTGACGACCATGGCGTATTCAACGTCCGGCTCGTCCGAGCCGAGTTGAACAGGCGTTTGCACACGTCCGCCTTCACCCAATCGCGGAAACGTGTACACGCTACTCCAGTGGCCGAAAGCGCGCGGCAGATCGCGCGAAGGACGCCCGGGCGCGCGATACATGACACCGCCGCGACAAACATCCGCTGTCCTTGCCGCTCCCACCGGGATCGCTCGGTTTGCCGAGATGCAGCGTTCCATCTTCGTCAATTGGACGTCAATCTCGTTCCATCCGAAGCTTGGATCACAACCGAGCCCCGATGAGAATCCTAAAATCCCAACAGGCCCTAGCGCCTGGATTTAGGACTTTCATCCACACGGCGCCGAGACGTAAAGGCCCACGAGCGTCGCTCACCTTGGCCACCAAGTGCGGATCGGTCGAGAGCTTGAACGTCTCCAGCCGGTGCGGCTGGAGTTCGAAGGCTCGCCAGATGCCTTGCGCCGTCGACACCGACAACCCGTTGACGTTCGCCATGTCGCGCGAACTCCAATGGGTGGCGTTCTCGGGGGCATTTCTCCAGCGTCCGCACGACCACCGCGTCGATGCGAGAATCGTCAATCGTGCGCGGCGCCACGGAACGTGGCTCGTCGTGCAGCCCGGCCACGCGCCGCTTCACCAAACGATACTGCCATTTGCCTACTGTCTGCGTGTCCAGGTCCAACTCGGCCGCCACTTCCTCGTTCTGACCGCCCTCCGCCCAGGTCAGCACGATCCGGGCTCTCAGAGCCAGCGCTAGCGCGTTCTTTCGCTGCATTGT encodes the following:
- a CDS encoding helix-turn-helix domain-containing protein, giving the protein MKSLTMQRKNALALALRARIVLTWAEGGQNEEVAAELDLDTQTVGKWQYRLVKRRVAGLHDEPRSVAPRTIDDSRIDAVVVRTLEKCPRERHPLEFARHGERQRVVGVDGARHLASLRTPAAPAGDVQALDRSALGGQGERRSWAFTSRRRVDESPKSRR